From the genome of Flavobacterium luteolum, one region includes:
- a CDS encoding prephenate dehydratase, with protein sequence MTTKIAIQGIKGSFHHQVVKEYFSENVDIDECLSFEELIDSLIAGKSDQAVMAIENSIAGPIIPNYALIDKNNLHIIGEHYLNIQQNLMALKGQKIDDIREVHSHPMALLQCMDFLKQYPNIKLVEDKDTAETARRIQEKQLTGIAAIASVTASEMYDLDIIASSIQTIKNNMTRFVIIKKQNSFLPENEINRASVKFELDHKRGSLAAVLNVMSDCKLNLTKIQSLPKIETPWKYSFFVDVTFEKYEDFAKAKTLLNIMAEYFKVLGEYKNTKPLTES encoded by the coding sequence ATGACAACGAAAATTGCAATACAAGGTATTAAAGGATCATTTCATCATCAGGTTGTGAAAGAGTATTTCTCTGAAAATGTGGATATTGATGAATGTCTGTCTTTTGAAGAATTGATCGACAGCCTTATTGCCGGAAAATCTGATCAGGCCGTTATGGCGATCGAAAATTCAATTGCAGGGCCAATTATTCCGAATTATGCATTGATTGATAAGAATAATTTGCACATAATTGGAGAGCATTATTTAAACATTCAGCAGAATTTAATGGCTTTAAAAGGTCAGAAAATTGACGATATAAGAGAAGTTCATTCGCACCCAATGGCACTTTTGCAGTGTATGGATTTTTTGAAACAATATCCAAATATCAAACTGGTTGAGGATAAAGATACGGCTGAAACAGCTAGAAGAATTCAAGAAAAACAATTGACCGGAATTGCAGCGATTGCAAGTGTAACCGCTTCTGAAATGTACGATCTGGATATTATTGCATCATCGATTCAAACGATTAAAAATAATATGACTCGTTTTGTAATCATTAAAAAGCAAAATTCATTTTTGCCAGAAAACGAAATCAACAGAGCCTCTGTAAAATTTGAATTAGATCATAAAAGAGGAAGCTTAGCAGCAGTTTTAAATGTAATGAGCGACTGCAAACTGAATTTGACAAAAATCCAGTCGCTTCCAAAAATTGAAACACCTTGGAAATATTCATTCTTCGTAGATGTAACATTCGAGAAATACGAAGATTTTGCAAAAGCCAAAACGTTATTAAACATCATGGCAGAATATTTTAAAGTGTTGGGAGAATATAAAAACACAAAACCTTTGACTGAGTCATAA
- a CDS encoding pyridoxal phosphate-dependent aminotransferase, with protein sequence MITTAKRLDTVEEYYFSSKLREVRQLMSEGKSIINMGIGSPDLSPSKAVIEAVAAAIQDENGHGYQSYQGLPEMRQAMADFYRDQFGVEVNPNNEILPLMGSKEGIMHISLAFLNEGDHVLIPNPGYPTYTSVTNLVQAVPVYYDLKEENGWEPDFEALEKLDLSKVKIMWLGYPHMPTGARGSLALFEKLVAFAKKHNILLINDNPYSFVLNDNPMSLLQVEGAKDVALELNSLSKTFNMAGWRVGMVLGNPEIIDAVLKVKSNMDSGMYYGIQKGAIAALKCDKSWFEYQNKIYRRRRELTEKLAEKLNCKVYKEGVGLFVWAKLPEGIESAEKFIDEILYEKHIFITPGTIFGSNGEGYIRFSLCVKEEKVQEAIDRF encoded by the coding sequence ATGATTACAACAGCAAAACGATTAGACACAGTTGAAGAATACTACTTCTCATCAAAATTAAGAGAAGTTCGTCAGTTGATGTCTGAAGGAAAATCGATCATCAACATGGGAATTGGAAGCCCTGATTTGAGTCCGTCAAAAGCAGTAATTGAAGCGGTTGCCGCAGCAATTCAAGACGAAAATGGACATGGTTATCAAAGCTATCAGGGATTACCAGAAATGAGGCAGGCGATGGCAGATTTTTATCGTGATCAGTTTGGTGTTGAAGTGAATCCGAATAATGAGATATTACCTCTTATGGGTTCGAAAGAAGGAATTATGCATATTTCGTTAGCATTTTTAAACGAAGGCGATCACGTTTTAATTCCGAATCCAGGTTATCCAACTTATACTTCGGTAACTAATTTGGTTCAGGCAGTTCCGGTTTATTATGATTTGAAAGAAGAAAATGGATGGGAACCGGATTTTGAAGCTCTTGAAAAACTGGATCTTTCGAAAGTAAAAATTATGTGGCTGGGTTATCCACACATGCCAACAGGAGCTAGAGGAAGTTTAGCGTTATTTGAAAAATTGGTTGCTTTTGCTAAAAAACACAATATATTATTGATCAACGACAATCCATATAGTTTTGTTTTGAATGATAATCCGATGAGTTTATTGCAAGTTGAAGGTGCGAAGGATGTGGCTTTAGAGCTGAATTCATTAAGTAAAACATTCAACATGGCAGGCTGGAGAGTCGGAATGGTTTTAGGAAATCCTGAAATTATCGATGCGGTTCTAAAAGTAAAGAGTAACATGGACAGCGGTATGTATTACGGAATCCAAAAAGGCGCAATTGCAGCTTTAAAATGTGACAAATCGTGGTTCGAATACCAAAACAAAATTTACAGACGCCGTAGAGAATTAACGGAGAAATTAGCTGAAAAGCTAAACTGTAAAGTATATAAAGAAGGAGTTGGTCTTTTTGTTTGGGCAAAATTGCCAGAAGGAATCGAATCAGCAGAGAAGTTCATTGACGAAATATTATATGAGAAACATATTTTCATTACACCGGGAACCATTTTTGGAAGCAACGGCGAAGGATATATCAGATTCTCACTTTGTGTAAAAGAAGAAAAAGTACAAGAAGCGATTGATCGATTTTAG
- the dtd gene encoding D-aminoacyl-tRNA deacylase yields MKVVIQRVSQASVTVDSKIVADIQKGLLILVGIEEADTQEDIDWLAGKIIKMRIFGDENDVMNCSVQDVDGDIIVVSQFTLHASTKKGNRPSYIKAAKPDFAIPMYENFVQAIEKEFGKKVQTGIFGADMKVNLLNDGPVTIVIDSKNRE; encoded by the coding sequence ATGAAAGTAGTAATTCAAAGGGTTTCCCAAGCGTCAGTAACAGTCGATTCTAAAATTGTTGCCGATATACAAAAAGGTTTATTAATTTTAGTCGGAATAGAAGAAGCCGATACTCAGGAAGATATTGATTGGCTTGCTGGTAAAATCATTAAAATGAGAATTTTTGGAGACGAAAATGACGTTATGAACTGCTCGGTGCAAGATGTTGACGGAGATATAATCGTTGTAAGTCAATTTACGCTTCACGCATCCACTAAAAAAGGAAATCGTCCATCTTATATAAAAGCGGCAAAACCAGATTTTGCAATTCCAATGTATGAAAACTTTGTTCAAGCAATTGAAAAAGAGTTTGGTAAGAAAGTTCAAACTGGAATTTTTGGTGCCGATATGAAAGTTAATCTTCTAAATGACGGTCCTGTTACGATTGTAATAGACAGCAAAAACAGGGAGTAA
- a CDS encoding DUF1800 domain-containing protein, with protein sequence MKKSSLWSLRLGFSGKEADEIEKLGIEKFLKKSYASKVDKQLPTFLEDDPKTLLQLKELKQSIKDADSVAKKKVLKREVYSAIEFRKWWIDKMRTDEFPLRENMVCFWHNHFVSTTQKVKVNYWIYQHNMILRENAFGNFKELTKQILKSNAMIKYLDNVDNKKGKFNENLSRELLELFTIGIGNYSESDIKNGARALAGLNYGDEGAVYRKNIEDNSDKTYFGKTGNWKADDLVDIIFEQKNIPYLITRKILKWFIYDNPPEDLVVHYGDYFRKKNFEIEPLLTKIFTEEYAKENAGNKIKDPLVYIIQLIDELEIKDFDNAMIALFMRQQGMDLYNQVNVKGWDGGNSWLTSQVYLQRNNTSDLLCNGRTISRKILNTMDGQIQSPKAEFEKIDVKIDFDSSGNNKTIIAELSNRLLFDVNESMQKDMENLLKYDFDPKDPHADFAVVRLFNYITKLPEYQLI encoded by the coding sequence ATGAAAAAAAGCAGTCTTTGGTCCTTACGATTAGGCTTCTCAGGAAAAGAAGCCGATGAAATCGAGAAATTAGGAATTGAAAAATTTCTGAAAAAATCTTATGCTTCAAAGGTTGACAAACAACTCCCCACTTTTTTAGAAGACGATCCTAAAACACTTCTTCAACTAAAGGAATTAAAACAATCCATTAAAGATGCTGATTCAGTAGCTAAGAAAAAAGTTCTCAAAAGAGAAGTTTATTCGGCTATAGAATTCAGAAAGTGGTGGATTGATAAAATGCGGACAGATGAATTTCCGCTTCGCGAAAACATGGTCTGTTTCTGGCACAATCACTTCGTGTCGACAACCCAAAAAGTAAAAGTCAATTATTGGATTTATCAGCACAACATGATTTTGCGCGAAAATGCTTTTGGTAATTTTAAGGAATTAACGAAACAGATTCTGAAATCGAATGCTATGATTAAATATCTGGATAATGTCGATAATAAAAAGGGCAAATTCAACGAAAATCTAAGTCGGGAATTATTGGAATTATTCACAATTGGAATTGGGAATTATTCAGAAAGCGATATTAAGAACGGCGCACGGGCTTTGGCTGGGTTAAATTATGGTGATGAGGGCGCAGTTTATCGAAAAAATATAGAAGATAACAGCGACAAAACGTATTTCGGAAAAACCGGAAACTGGAAAGCAGACGATTTAGTCGATATTATTTTTGAACAGAAAAACATTCCATATTTAATCACGCGAAAAATTCTTAAATGGTTTATTTATGATAATCCGCCAGAAGATTTGGTGGTTCATTATGGCGATTACTTTCGAAAGAAAAACTTCGAAATTGAACCTTTGCTGACTAAAATTTTCACAGAAGAATACGCGAAAGAAAATGCCGGAAACAAAATCAAAGATCCATTGGTTTATATTATTCAGCTTATTGATGAATTAGAAATTAAAGATTTTGACAATGCTATGATTGCACTTTTCATGAGACAACAAGGAATGGATTTGTATAATCAGGTGAATGTAAAAGGTTGGGATGGGGGAAATTCATGGTTGACTTCTCAGGTTTATTTGCAGCGAAACAATACTTCAGATTTACTTTGTAATGGAAGGACAATTTCGAGAAAAATATTAAACACAATGGATGGGCAAATTCAGTCGCCAAAAGCAGAATTCGAAAAAATCGATGTGAAGATTGATTTTGATTCCAGCGGAAACAATAAAACCATTATTGCCGAATTATCGAATAGACTTTTATTTGATGTAAACGAATCGATGCAAAAAGACATGGAGAATCTTCTGAAATATGATTTTGATCCCAAAGATCCGCACGCTGATTTTGCTGTGGTCAGACTTTTTAATTACATCACCAAACTTCCCGAATATCAATTAATCTAA
- a CDS encoding ribonucleoside-diphosphate reductase subunit alpha — MYVVKRDGHREPVMFDKITERIKKLCYGLNELVDPVKVAMRVIEGLYDGVSTSELDNLAAETAASMTIAHPDYAQLAARVAISNLHSNTKKSFSETMKDMYHYVNPRNGQDAPLIADDVYKVIQENAAFLDSHIIYTRDFNYDYFGFKTLERSYLLKINGKIVERPQHMLMRVSVGIHLDDLKSVIETYDLMSKKFFTHATPTLFNAGTPKPQMSSCFLLAMQDDSIDGIYDTLKQTAKISQSAGGIGLSIHNVRATGSYIRGTNGTSNGIVPMLRVFNDTARYVDQGGGKRKGSFAIYIETWHADIFDFLDLKKNTGKEEMRARDLFFAMWTSDLFMKRVQEDTTWTLMCPNECPGLYDVYGDEFEALYTDYEFQGKGRKTIRARELWEKILESQIETGTPYMLYKDAANRKSNHKNLGTIRSSNLCTEIMEFTSKDEIAVCNLASISLPMFIDNGQFDHQALYNVTKRVTRNLNKVIDRNYYPVKEAENSNLRHRPVGLGVQGLADAFIMLRMPFTSDEAKKLNQEIFETLYFAAVTASMEMAKEEGPYSTFEGSPMSQGEFQYNMWGMKDEELSGRWDWASLRKEVMEHGVRNSLLVAPMPTASTSQILGNNEAFEPYTSNIYTRRVLSGEFIVVNKHLLEDLVKLGLWNEDLKQEIMRHNGSVQNIDKIPQDLKDLYKTVWEMSMKDIIDMSRQRGYFIDQSQSLNLFMQDANYSKLTSMHFYAWQSGLKTGMYYLRTKAAVDAIKFTLNNDKKEETAPSLVQETEAISVEDYKAMLLKAQAADPEDCEMCGS, encoded by the coding sequence ATGTATGTAGTAAAAAGAGATGGCCACAGAGAGCCCGTAATGTTTGATAAGATTACAGAAAGAATCAAAAAATTGTGCTACGGCTTAAATGAGCTTGTAGATCCGGTAAAGGTAGCGATGAGAGTTATCGAAGGATTGTATGACGGAGTTTCGACTTCTGAATTGGATAATCTTGCGGCAGAAACTGCAGCATCTATGACAATTGCCCATCCGGATTATGCACAATTAGCGGCGCGTGTGGCAATTTCAAATTTACACTCTAATACAAAAAAATCTTTCTCAGAAACGATGAAAGATATGTATCACTATGTAAACCCAAGAAACGGTCAAGATGCACCGTTAATTGCTGATGATGTTTACAAAGTGATTCAAGAAAATGCTGCTTTTTTAGATTCTCATATTATTTATACAAGAGATTTTAATTACGATTACTTTGGTTTCAAAACCTTAGAGCGTTCTTACCTTCTTAAAATAAACGGAAAAATAGTAGAACGTCCACAGCACATGTTAATGCGTGTTTCTGTTGGTATTCACTTAGACGATTTAAAATCGGTTATTGAAACTTACGATTTAATGTCTAAAAAGTTCTTTACGCACGCAACACCAACGTTGTTCAATGCTGGAACTCCAAAACCTCAAATGTCTTCTTGTTTCCTTTTGGCAATGCAGGATGATAGTATTGACGGAATTTACGATACATTAAAACAAACAGCAAAAATCTCGCAGTCTGCGGGAGGAATTGGTTTGTCTATTCATAACGTTCGTGCAACAGGATCTTATATTCGCGGTACAAACGGAACTTCAAACGGAATTGTTCCGATGTTGAGAGTTTTCAATGATACTGCTCGTTATGTAGATCAAGGTGGCGGAAAACGTAAAGGAAGTTTTGCGATTTATATCGAAACTTGGCATGCTGATATCTTTGATTTCTTAGATTTAAAGAAAAATACAGGAAAAGAAGAAATGCGTGCGAGAGATTTATTTTTCGCCATGTGGACTTCAGATTTATTCATGAAACGTGTTCAAGAAGATACGACTTGGACTTTAATGTGTCCTAACGAATGTCCAGGATTATATGATGTTTATGGAGATGAATTTGAAGCTTTATACACTGATTATGAATTTCAAGGAAAAGGAAGAAAAACAATCCGTGCTCGTGAGTTATGGGAGAAAATCTTAGAATCTCAAATCGAGACTGGAACGCCATATATGTTGTATAAAGATGCGGCAAACCGTAAATCTAACCACAAGAATTTAGGAACAATTCGTTCTTCTAACTTGTGTACAGAGATTATGGAGTTTACTTCTAAAGATGAAATCGCAGTTTGTAACTTGGCTTCAATCTCTTTACCAATGTTTATTGATAATGGACAATTTGATCACCAAGCGCTTTACAATGTTACAAAACGTGTAACTCGTAACTTGAATAAAGTAATCGACAGAAACTACTACCCAGTAAAAGAAGCTGAAAATTCTAACTTACGCCACCGTCCAGTTGGTTTAGGTGTACAAGGTTTAGCAGATGCTTTCATTATGTTGCGTATGCCGTTTACAAGTGATGAAGCTAAAAAATTAAACCAGGAGATTTTCGAAACATTATACTTCGCTGCTGTAACCGCTTCTATGGAAATGGCAAAAGAAGAAGGGCCATATTCAACTTTCGAAGGTTCGCCAATGTCACAAGGAGAATTCCAGTACAACATGTGGGGAATGAAAGATGAAGAATTATCTGGTCGTTGGGACTGGGCTTCATTAAGAAAAGAAGTTATGGAACACGGAGTTCGTAACTCTTTATTAGTTGCGCCAATGCCAACTGCATCAACTTCTCAAATCTTAGGAAACAACGAAGCTTTCGAACCGTATACATCAAACATTTACACTCGTCGTGTATTGTCTGGAGAGTTCATTGTAGTAAACAAACATTTGCTAGAAGACTTAGTGAAACTAGGTTTATGGAACGAAGATTTGAAACAAGAAATTATGCGTCATAACGGATCTGTTCAAAACATTGATAAGATTCCACAAGACTTGAAAGATCTTTATAAAACAGTTTGGGAAATGTCGATGAAAGATATTATCGATATGTCTCGTCAAAGAGGATATTTCATTGACCAGTCTCAATCGTTGAACTTGTTCATGCAGGATGCAAACTATTCTAAACTTACGTCAATGCACTTTTACGCTTGGCAATCTGGTTTAAAAACAGGAATGTATTACTTAAGAACAAAAGCGGCTGTAGATGCAATTAAATTCACATTAAACAACGATAAAAAAGAAGAAACAGCACCATCTTTAGTTCAGGAAACTGAAGCAATCAGTGTTGAGGATTATAAAGCGATGCTTTTAAAAGCACAAGCAGCAGATCCTGAGGATTGTGAAATGTGTGGGTCTTAA
- a CDS encoding four helix bundle protein yields MADNIIKTKSFNFALRIIKLFQFLKDDKKEYVLSKQLLRSGTAIGALIRESEQAESKKDFIHKLAIAQKEANETDYWLELLFQSNYLNEIQFQSIKSDIIEINKILASIIITSKQKLSTT; encoded by the coding sequence ATGGCTGATAACATAATTAAAACAAAGTCTTTTAATTTTGCACTTAGAATTATTAAACTTTTCCAATTTTTAAAAGATGATAAAAAGGAATATGTTCTGAGTAAACAATTACTTCGAAGTGGAACAGCTATAGGCGCATTAATTAGAGAATCTGAGCAGGCGGAAAGTAAAAAGGACTTTATTCATAAACTTGCAATTGCACAAAAAGAGGCAAACGAAACAGATTATTGGCTGGAATTGCTTTTTCAATCCAATTACTTAAATGAGATTCAATTTCAATCTATAAAGTCTGACATTATAGAAATAAATAAAATTTTAGCTTCAATTATTATAACATCTAAGCAAAAGCTAAGTACTACATAA
- a CDS encoding bifunctional 3-deoxy-7-phosphoheptulonate synthase/chorismate mutase type II produces the protein MENKKEMRKWLEDFNLNHPLVIAGPCSAETEDQVLKIAHELKDSKVSVFRAGIWKPRTRPGGFEGVGEIGLKWLQKAKAETGLLMGTEVATAAHCKLALEHDIDVLWVGARTTANPFAVQEIADTLKGTDKIVLVKNPVNPDLALWLGGVERLHMAGIEKLGVIHRGFSTYEKTKYRNIPEWQIAIELQNKFPDLPLIIDPSHITGDRKMIFEVTQEALDLNYDGMIIETHIDPDNAWSDAAQQVTPEALKQIIKDLTIRKTDDTTDEYSQKMKKLRANIDVLDANLLELLGKRMKVADEIGQVKKDANVAILQNNRWNEILGKMILEGEKKGLTEEFVLRMFKAIHQESIGHQEKIFNA, from the coding sequence ATGGAAAATAAAAAAGAAATGAGAAAGTGGTTAGAAGATTTCAATTTAAATCACCCACTTGTGATAGCTGGACCTTGTAGTGCAGAAACTGAAGATCAGGTTTTGAAAATCGCTCACGAATTAAAAGATTCAAAAGTAAGTGTATTCAGAGCTGGAATCTGGAAACCAAGAACTCGTCCAGGAGGATTTGAAGGTGTTGGTGAAATTGGATTAAAATGGTTACAGAAAGCTAAAGCTGAAACTGGTTTATTAATGGGTACTGAAGTGGCAACTGCAGCACACTGTAAACTAGCTTTGGAACACGATATCGACGTATTATGGGTTGGTGCGCGTACAACGGCAAATCCATTTGCAGTTCAAGAAATTGCAGATACTTTAAAAGGAACTGATAAAATTGTTTTGGTTAAAAACCCAGTAAACCCAGATTTAGCTTTATGGTTAGGTGGTGTTGAGCGTTTACATATGGCAGGTATCGAGAAATTAGGTGTTATTCACAGAGGTTTCTCTACTTACGAAAAAACAAAATACAGAAACATTCCAGAATGGCAGATTGCTATCGAATTACAAAATAAATTCCCTGATTTACCATTAATCATCGATCCATCTCACATTACGGGAGATCGTAAAATGATTTTCGAAGTAACTCAAGAGGCTTTAGATTTGAACTACGATGGTATGATTATCGAAACGCACATCGATCCAGATAATGCTTGGTCTGATGCTGCTCAGCAAGTAACTCCTGAGGCTCTGAAACAAATCATTAAAGATTTGACTATCAGAAAAACAGATGATACTACAGATGAGTACAGCCAAAAAATGAAAAAACTAAGAGCTAACATCGATGTTTTGGATGCTAACTTATTAGAATTGTTAGGAAAACGTATGAAAGTAGCTGACGAAATTGGTCAGGTGAAAAAAGACGCTAACGTTGCAATCCTTCAAAACAACCGTTGGAATGAAATCTTAGGGAAAATGATTTTAGAAGGTGAGAAAAAAGGTCTTACTGAAGAATTCGTTTTGAGAATGTTCAAAGCGATCCACCAAGAAAGTATTGGTCACCAAGAGAAAATTTTCAACGCATAA
- a CDS encoding prephenate dehydrogenase, with protein MKVYVIGIGLIGGSMVLDIKEKHPNATIFGIDNNEKHLQEAIDLGVIDEAGSFEDLQKADFVIVSVPVDVALTVLPKVLDAVGDKTIVFEVGSTKKPICDVVANHPKRRNFIATHPIAGTEFSGPSAAIKGLFQGKTNIICEVEKTAFKLQEKALQLFSEIGMRIRYMDPISHDKHIAYVSHLSHISSFMLGKTVMIKEKDEQDIFDMAGSGFESTVRLAKSSPAMWTPIFKQNKEYVLETLEGYIANLTQFRDLLADDNYNAIFEEMESVNKIREILNGITIKK; from the coding sequence ATGAAAGTATACGTAATAGGAATAGGATTAATTGGCGGTTCGATGGTGTTGGACATCAAAGAAAAGCATCCGAATGCGACTATTTTCGGAATTGACAATAACGAAAAACATTTGCAGGAAGCGATTGATCTTGGAGTTATTGATGAAGCGGGAAGCTTCGAAGATTTACAAAAGGCAGATTTTGTAATCGTTTCGGTTCCGGTAGATGTTGCGCTGACAGTGTTGCCTAAAGTTCTGGATGCAGTTGGAGACAAAACAATTGTATTTGAAGTAGGATCGACCAAAAAGCCCATCTGTGATGTGGTGGCCAATCATCCGAAAAGAAGAAATTTTATTGCCACGCATCCAATTGCAGGAACAGAGTTTTCTGGACCTTCGGCGGCGATAAAAGGTTTGTTTCAAGGAAAAACAAACATTATTTGTGAAGTGGAAAAAACCGCTTTCAAATTGCAGGAAAAAGCGTTGCAGCTTTTCAGCGAAATAGGAATGAGGATTCGATATATGGACCCAATTTCGCACGACAAACACATTGCTTACGTTTCGCATTTATCGCACATTAGTTCGTTCATGCTTGGAAAAACAGTAATGATCAAAGAAAAAGACGAACAAGATATTTTTGATATGGCGGGAAGTGGATTTGAAAGTACCGTTCGTCTGGCAAAAAGTTCACCCGCAATGTGGACACCCATTTTTAAACAAAACAAAGAATACGTTCTGGAAACCTTAGAAGGTTATATTGCAAATTTAACTCAGTTTAGAGATTTGCTGGCAGACGACAATTACAACGCCATTTTTGAAGAAATGGAAAGTGTAAATAAAATTAGAGAAATATTAAACGGAATAACTATAAAAAAGTAA
- a CDS encoding DUF1501 domain-containing protein, producing MNRRNFLTLTGTFTGGLLVLPDFLHAFGSQNNLIVGEQCVVFVQLNGGNDGLNTFIPYDDPLYYDYRAKIALNKDLVISKNKGMAFHPSLKDFAQMQQNGDLTVIQNVGYPEPIRSHFRSQEIWQTATDSNKYMNEGWLGRFLDLQCNGHQATAGINLDSIDNLALKGVEPNFITVKDPNRFKVKSREEDVTLSKNPHLDFVRKIANSVTEGSDEIQKALAKSKTEISYPKTELSKNLEWIARLIKGNLNSKVYYTSLNGFDTHDNQLSIHERKLTDLNDSLYSFYCDLKQSQLLQNVTVVVFSEFGRRVKDNGNGTDHGTAAPMFIIGGNNKGTILGRNPNLADLDNGDLKYEIDFRSVYASLLKEKMNFDYSKIGIANKPVSGLFT from the coding sequence ATGAACAGAAGAAATTTTCTTACATTGACGGGAACTTTTACAGGCGGATTGCTTGTGCTTCCTGATTTTTTACACGCTTTTGGTTCTCAGAACAATTTGATTGTAGGAGAACAATGTGTTGTTTTTGTACAGCTGAATGGCGGAAACGACGGTTTAAATACTTTTATCCCGTACGATGATCCATTATATTATGATTATAGAGCCAAAATAGCTTTAAATAAAGATTTGGTGATTAGTAAAAATAAAGGAATGGCTTTTCATCCTTCGTTGAAAGATTTTGCCCAAATGCAGCAAAATGGCGATTTGACCGTAATTCAGAATGTGGGTTATCCAGAACCAATTCGTTCCCATTTTAGAAGCCAGGAGATTTGGCAAACTGCAACCGATTCTAATAAATATATGAATGAAGGCTGGCTTGGAAGATTTCTGGATTTGCAATGCAACGGACATCAGGCGACTGCAGGAATCAACTTAGATTCGATTGATAATTTGGCTTTAAAAGGAGTAGAGCCGAATTTTATAACTGTAAAAGATCCGAACCGATTTAAGGTAAAATCTAGAGAAGAAGATGTGACATTGTCCAAAAATCCGCATTTGGATTTTGTTCGAAAAATTGCGAATTCAGTTACCGAAGGTTCAGATGAAATTCAGAAAGCTTTGGCGAAATCTAAAACGGAAATCAGTTATCCGAAAACTGAATTATCCAAAAACCTGGAATGGATTGCGCGATTGATAAAAGGGAATCTTAATTCAAAAGTATATTATACCTCTTTAAACGGATTTGATACACACGATAATCAGCTTTCCATTCATGAACGTAAATTGACTGATTTAAATGATTCATTATATAGTTTTTATTGTGATTTAAAGCAGTCACAGTTATTACAGAATGTAACAGTTGTAGTTTTTTCAGAATTCGGACGACGAGTAAAAGACAACGGCAACGGAACCGATCATGGAACTGCAGCGCCAATGTTTATCATCGGAGGAAATAATAAAGGAACTATTTTAGGAAGAAATCCAAATCTGGCAGACTTAGATAATGGCGATTTAAAATATGAAATTGATTTCAGAAGTGTCTATGCGTCTTTATTAAAAGAAAAAATGAACTTCGATTATTCTAAAATCGGGATTGCAAATAAACCAGTTTCTGGACTGTTTACATAA
- the rsgA gene encoding ribosome small subunit-dependent GTPase A: MTGTVYKSTGSWYTVKSEQGDFVECRMKGKFRIKGIKSTNPIAVGDIVDYELDETSDAVTGTIHNIHERKNYIVRKSVNLSKQIHIIASNIDQVFLLVTIDNPPTTTSFIDRFLVTAEAYGIEAILIFNKIDTLNDQTLDDQLYLQHIYTEIGYKCLRISSTENKGVDKLKEMMIGKVSMFSGHSGVGKSTLVNAMEPSLHLKTSVISEQSKQGQHTTTFAEMYDLSFDARIIDTPGIKGFGIVDMEPSEISGYFPEFFKLKDQCKFNNCLHKEEPHCAIKAALEKDEIAWSRYNSYLKILEGDDEHYRTDTYGEDRAASDETRK, translated from the coding sequence ATGACAGGAACCGTATACAAATCTACAGGAAGCTGGTATACCGTAAAATCTGAACAAGGAGATTTTGTGGAATGCCGTATGAAAGGGAAATTCAGAATAAAAGGTATCAAAAGTACCAATCCTATTGCTGTAGGCGATATTGTTGATTATGAATTAGATGAAACTTCGGATGCCGTTACTGGAACGATTCATAATATTCATGAACGAAAAAACTATATCGTTCGTAAATCGGTTAATTTATCTAAGCAGATTCATATTATTGCTTCCAATATCGATCAGGTTTTTTTATTGGTTACCATTGATAATCCGCCAACAACTACAAGCTTTATCGACCGTTTTTTGGTTACAGCCGAAGCGTACGGAATTGAAGCGATTCTTATTTTTAATAAAATCGATACTTTAAATGATCAAACATTAGACGATCAGCTTTATTTACAACATATTTACACTGAAATTGGATATAAGTGTCTCCGAATTTCATCAACAGAAAATAAAGGTGTTGATAAGCTAAAAGAAATGATGATTGGAAAAGTGAGTATGTTTTCTGGGCATTCAGGTGTTGGAAAATCAACTTTGGTAAATGCAATGGAACCTAGTCTTCATTTGAAAACCTCGGTAATTTCAGAACAAAGCAAACAAGGTCAGCATACTACAACTTTTGCCGAAATGTACGATTTGTCTTTTGATGCCCGAATTATTGATACTCCAGGAATTAAAGGTTTTGGAATTGTAGATATGGAACCGTCAGAAATCAGCGGTTATTTTCCAGAATTTTTCAAATTAAAAGATCAATGCAAGTTTAACAATTGTTTGCATAAAGAAGAACCACATTGTGCCATAAAAGCAGCTTTAGAAAAAGATGAAATTGCTTGGTCACGCTATAATAGTTATCTTAAAATCCTTGAAGGTGACGACGAACATTATCGTACCGATACTTACGGTGAAGATCGTGCAGCGAGTGATGAAACCCGTAAATAA